A single region of the Salipaludibacillus sp. LMS25 genome encodes:
- a CDS encoding TRAP transporter small permease, which yields MDQSQKKKPVEKKKNRVFALLDGTLHTLEKFILSWSIIIISVMTIGNVLSRLLTGVSWHFAAEISRLAVIVASFMGISYAARKGRHISMSALFDISPKPVKKVLSIVNPFITAIVLFIVGYFAALYTYGIYETGRTTAALEFPFWLMVVAIPIGCFIGGIQFLRNMWTNIVHKEVYIAEEKIDYDEQYPLSQRDG from the coding sequence TTGGATCAGTCACAGAAAAAGAAGCCAGTTGAGAAAAAAAAGAATCGTGTTTTTGCCTTGTTAGATGGGACTCTTCATACGTTAGAAAAATTTATACTCAGCTGGTCAATTATTATTATATCGGTCATGACTATTGGAAATGTGCTGTCACGACTATTAACTGGAGTAAGTTGGCACTTTGCCGCTGAGATTAGTCGTCTTGCCGTTATTGTAGCTAGTTTCATGGGTATTAGCTATGCAGCGAGAAAAGGTCGCCATATTAGTATGTCAGCGCTCTTCGATATATCACCTAAACCGGTTAAAAAAGTGTTATCTATCGTTAATCCGTTCATCACGGCAATCGTACTTTTTATCGTTGGATATTTTGCTGCTTTGTATACATATGGTATTTATGAAACAGGGCGAACGACAGCCGCGTTGGAATTCCCATTCTGGCTGATGGTTGTTGCTATCCCTATTGGGTGCTTTATTGGTGGTATTCAGTTCTTAAGAAACATGTGGACGAATATTGTTCATAAAGAAGTATATATTGCTGAAGAAAAAATAGATTATGATGAACAATACCCCTTATCTCAACGAGACGGATAA
- a CDS encoding divergent PAP2 family protein, which produces MELFYNFPLWTALFTIGFAQFIKVPLNFIATKKFEWSLLTSTGGMPSSHSGAVTAVATAIGLEHGFDSPLFAISAIFGIIVMFDATGVRRHAGEQATVINRLVTDFNKAVAEMKHWPQKEEQEKRKELKELLGHQPIEVFFGGLLGIIIALISHGILY; this is translated from the coding sequence ATGGAATTATTTTATAACTTTCCTCTATGGACAGCTTTATTTACAATTGGGTTTGCTCAGTTTATTAAAGTACCTCTGAATTTCATCGCAACGAAAAAATTTGAATGGTCATTACTGACAAGTACAGGTGGTATGCCTAGTTCACATTCCGGAGCTGTGACAGCGGTCGCTACAGCTATAGGATTAGAACACGGGTTTGATTCTCCTTTATTTGCCATATCCGCTATTTTCGGCATTATTGTCATGTTTGATGCCACAGGGGTTCGAAGACATGCAGGTGAACAGGCAACTGTCATCAATCGACTAGTCACTGACTTTAACAAAGCAGTTGCTGAAATGAAGCACTGGCCGCAGAAAGAGGAACAGGAAAAACGGAAAGAATTGAAGGAGTTACTCGGCCATCAGCCGATTGAAGTTTTTTTCGGAGGATTACTTGGAATTATTATTGCGCTCATTTCTCATGGGATTCTCTACTAA
- a CDS encoding 3D domain-containing protein yields MAFIKKQLLTVVIFISFAGALLTTYTTITNISVSQLKEWLQTTVLFSHEVTVMDVTALEGQEEETSNWVLETAEDWTQYPSKEVIATGYTAGIESTGKTEGHPQYGITYSGVEVKRDLYSTIAADPQVFPLGTILFIPGYGFGVVADTGSAIKGDKIDLYYETVEDVYNLWGKKSLEVFIVEEGSGQITEEDLFKLNEAEEVQGFREQIVSRQAS; encoded by the coding sequence ATGGCTTTCATTAAAAAACAGTTACTAACAGTGGTGATTTTTATTTCGTTTGCTGGCGCACTTCTGACAACTTATACGACTATCACGAATATTAGTGTGTCCCAACTTAAAGAATGGCTTCAAACAACCGTTTTATTTAGCCATGAGGTCACTGTTATGGATGTAACCGCATTAGAGGGTCAGGAGGAAGAGACGAGTAACTGGGTTCTTGAAACGGCAGAGGATTGGACGCAATACCCTTCTAAAGAAGTGATCGCAACAGGTTATACAGCAGGAATCGAGTCTACAGGAAAAACAGAAGGTCACCCCCAATATGGCATTACTTACTCTGGTGTTGAGGTAAAAAGAGATCTTTACTCTACTATTGCTGCCGATCCACAGGTTTTTCCGTTAGGGACCATCTTGTTTATCCCAGGATATGGATTTGGTGTAGTGGCTGATACAGGGTCAGCGATAAAAGGTGATAAAATAGACCTGTATTATGAAACTGTTGAGGATGTTTATAACCTCTGGGGCAAAAAATCTCTTGAAGTATTCATCGTTGAAGAGGGAAGCGGTCAGATCACCGAAGAAGATTTATTTAAATTGAATGAGGCAGAAGAGGTGCAAGGTTTTCGAGAGCAAATCGTATCTCGTCAAGCCTCTTAA
- a CDS encoding YuiB family protein: MLNLPQLMIAILLYFVLFFGIGFILNMLLRSTWTMTIVYPVVIFFMINDSGYLSYFNDPGTAFPALGHAFISLTTADIIILTAGMVGAILAGIAIRMLRVRGYQMF; this comes from the coding sequence ATGTTAAATTTACCACAATTAATGATAGCAATTTTATTATATTTTGTACTCTTTTTTGGTATTGGATTTATTCTTAACATGTTATTGAGGTCTACTTGGACAATGACCATAGTTTACCCAGTAGTCATTTTCTTTATGATTAATGATTCAGGATATTTAAGTTATTTTAATGACCCAGGCACAGCATTTCCTGCTTTGGGACATGCTTTTATTTCATTAACAACAGCAGACATTATTATTCTTACTGCGGGTATGGTCGGGGCCATTTTAGCAGGTATAGCTATTCGCATGCTACGCGTACGTGGTTATCAAATGTTCTAA
- a CDS encoding YuiA family protein codes for MIFEKKKLKSKDCPYCTGKGYFQLLLGGSETCKQCDGSGKKDDITE; via the coding sequence ATGATTTTTGAAAAGAAAAAGTTAAAAAGTAAAGATTGTCCTTACTGCACGGGGAAGGGATATTTTCAACTTTTATTAGGTGGTTCTGAAACATGTAAGCAGTGTGATGGATCAGGAAAAAAAGACGACATAACGGAATGA
- a CDS encoding NAD(P)/FAD-dependent oxidoreductase — protein sequence MNRKPKIVILGAGYGGMMTANRLKKANAYQDADITLVNKHNYHYQTTWLHEPAAGTLHHDRTRMKIDSVIDTNKIRFIKEAVVKINKEEKKVVLEKSELDYDYLVIGLGSEPETFGIPGVKEHAFSIRSVNSVRLIREHIEYMFANYNKQEEKQEDLLTFVVAGAGFTGIEFVGELTERIPELCEEYDIDRKKVKIYSVEAAPTALPGFDEELVEYAMNHLESKGVQFKINTPIKEVQDGVVLLADGEEIKSQTIVWTTGIRGSSIVDDAGFETMRGRVKVEKDLRAPGHDDVFIIGDCALIINDEIDRPYPPTAQIAIQQAYTCAKNLKALITGKTELEEFKPDIKGTVASLGGKEAIGLVGDKKIYGHSASTVKKLIDNRYLYMLGGMPLVLKKGKLNLF from the coding sequence ATGAACAGAAAGCCAAAAATAGTTATCTTAGGTGCTGGGTATGGCGGTATGATGACCGCTAACCGTTTAAAGAAGGCAAATGCTTATCAAGATGCGGATATTACCTTAGTGAATAAGCATAATTATCACTATCAAACAACTTGGCTCCATGAACCAGCTGCAGGGACACTTCATCATGACAGAACACGAATGAAAATTGATAGTGTTATCGATACTAACAAAATTCGTTTTATTAAAGAGGCTGTCGTGAAGATCAACAAAGAAGAAAAAAAAGTTGTTCTAGAAAAAAGTGAATTAGATTATGACTATCTTGTTATTGGGCTAGGCTCTGAACCAGAAACGTTTGGCATCCCTGGGGTTAAAGAACATGCGTTTTCGATTCGCAGTGTTAACTCTGTACGTTTGATCCGTGAGCATATTGAGTACATGTTTGCAAACTACAATAAGCAAGAAGAAAAACAAGAGGATCTATTAACATTTGTAGTTGCTGGAGCTGGCTTTACTGGTATTGAATTCGTTGGTGAACTCACTGAACGTATTCCTGAACTTTGTGAGGAATACGATATTGACCGTAAAAAAGTAAAAATATATTCTGTTGAAGCAGCGCCAACTGCTCTTCCTGGATTTGATGAAGAATTAGTTGAATATGCCATGAACCATCTAGAGAGTAAAGGGGTTCAGTTCAAAATTAACACGCCTATTAAGGAAGTACAGGATGGTGTTGTTTTACTTGCTGATGGAGAAGAAATTAAATCACAAACAATTGTTTGGACAACGGGGATTCGTGGCAGCTCTATCGTTGATGACGCTGGTTTTGAAACAATGCGTGGTCGTGTGAAAGTGGAGAAAGACTTAAGAGCACCAGGGCATGATGATGTTTTCATAATTGGAGACTGTGCCCTGATCATTAATGACGAAATAGACCGACCGTATCCGCCAACGGCACAAATTGCTATTCAACAAGCATATACATGTGCGAAAAACTTAAAAGCGTTAATAACTGGCAAGACTGAGCTTGAAGAGTTTAAACCAGACATTAAAGGAACTGTCGCTTCTTTAGGCGGCAAAGAAGCCATCGGTTTAGTTGGGGATAAAAAGATTTATGGTCATTCAGCTTCTACCGTGAAAAAACTGATTGATAATCGTTATCTTTATATGTTAGGCGGTATGCCGCTTGTACTTAAAAAAGGTAAATTAAACCTATTCTAA
- a CDS encoding NAD(P)/FAD-dependent oxidoreductase, producing MSEQRDIFDITIIGGGPVGLFTAFYSGLRQAKVKIIEAMPQLGGQLSALYPEKYIYDVAGFPKVRAQELVDRLEEQAKQFNPTIVLEQAVENVEKGEDNIFTLTTDKETHYTKTVIITAGVGAFKPRRLEIEGAEQFEGKNLHYFVNDLTKFAGDRVVLAGGGDSAVDWTLMLEDIAEEVTIVHRRDKFRAHEHSVEQLRNSEKITVRTPYVISEIHHDGDQIVAVTLKEKTGDATHKIDIDTLIVNYGFVSNLGPIKNWGLNIEKNSIVVNSNMETNIEGIYACGDIATYEGKVKLIACGFGEAPTAVNRAKVYVDPSASAIAGHSSSLF from the coding sequence TTGTCAGAACAAAGAGATATATTTGACATTACAATTATTGGCGGCGGACCTGTTGGTTTATTCACTGCTTTTTACAGCGGTTTAAGACAAGCAAAAGTAAAGATTATTGAAGCAATGCCTCAGCTTGGCGGGCAATTATCAGCACTTTATCCTGAAAAATACATATATGATGTTGCTGGTTTTCCTAAAGTACGTGCTCAAGAGCTAGTAGATAGACTTGAAGAACAAGCTAAACAGTTTAATCCTACTATTGTTCTTGAACAGGCAGTTGAAAATGTAGAAAAAGGTGAGGATAACATTTTCACCCTTACAACTGATAAAGAAACTCATTATACAAAAACAGTGATTATTACCGCAGGGGTCGGTGCTTTTAAACCTCGCAGACTTGAAATTGAGGGTGCCGAGCAATTTGAAGGTAAAAACCTTCACTACTTTGTAAATGACTTAACAAAATTTGCTGGTGACCGTGTTGTACTGGCTGGTGGTGGTGATTCTGCCGTCGACTGGACGTTAATGTTGGAAGATATTGCTGAAGAAGTGACGATCGTTCATCGTCGTGACAAATTCCGTGCCCATGAACATAGTGTGGAACAATTAAGAAATTCGGAGAAAATCACCGTCCGTACCCCTTATGTCATTAGTGAAATTCATCACGATGGCGATCAAATTGTGGCCGTTACTCTTAAAGAGAAAACGGGAGATGCTACTCATAAGATTGATATTGATACTCTAATTGTTAACTACGGATTTGTCTCTAACCTCGGCCCCATTAAAAACTGGGGATTAAACATCGAGAAAAATTCAATTGTTGTTAATTCCAATATGGAAACAAACATCGAAGGTATTTATGCGTGTGGAGACATTGCTACTTACGAAGGAAAAGTGAAACTCATCGCGTGTGGATTCGGTGAAGCACCAACTGCTGTTAACCGTGCGAAAGTCTACGTAGATCCTTCTGCTAGTGCCATAGCAGGACATAGTTCAAGCTTATTCTAA
- a CDS encoding ETX/MTX2 family pore-forming toxin, translating to MNSGYTDSDAYTQLKHRWSDLSYDLRNGNNLVIEYPYTQQFSKSRYFNSSNEYYKEYVQGYFAPHPIDWHVAAWMDNQFVKSIGDPIQSSTNNVIATEEVLTNNTNKPRELLTPERSFTRTYSTVLTHTNSVDFGLKATSEFKIPLVGGTKTELSTVYKYGESKSQTTTESNTIKIPSQKITVDPGQSIKVTYLITEGEAVGKLGFYGTLKGWTPNCMAYFSPNKGEVPFNYMEIGDWFLTKGKSEYNGWSYNAPDEMNYKIDDGTYKANYYSSSQLNITNIDTNQTTRINVPAIVKTN from the coding sequence ATGAATTCTGGTTACACTGATAGTGATGCATACACTCAGTTAAAACACCGATGGTCTGACCTGTCGTATGATTTGCGCAATGGAAATAATCTAGTTATTGAATATCCATACACTCAGCAGTTTTCAAAGTCTCGTTATTTTAATAGCTCAAATGAATACTACAAAGAGTATGTACAAGGCTATTTTGCTCCTCACCCAATAGATTGGCATGTAGCAGCATGGATGGATAATCAATTTGTAAAAAGCATCGGAGATCCAATACAGTCTAGTACTAACAATGTTATAGCTACAGAGGAGGTTCTCACTAATAACACAAATAAACCACGAGAACTATTAACTCCAGAACGATCTTTTACAAGAACATATTCTACAGTTTTAACTCATACGAACAGTGTCGATTTCGGATTGAAGGCTACCTCAGAGTTTAAAATCCCTTTAGTTGGTGGTACAAAAACAGAATTATCTACAGTATATAAGTACGGAGAATCTAAATCACAAACAACAACTGAAAGTAATACTATTAAAATACCATCTCAAAAAATAACCGTTGATCCTGGACAGAGTATTAAAGTTACTTATCTAATTACTGAAGGTGAGGCAGTAGGTAAATTAGGGTTTTATGGTACACTTAAAGGCTGGACTCCTAATTGTATGGCCTATTTCTCACCAAATAAAGGTGAGGTTCCATTTAATTATATGGAAATCGGTGACTGGTTCCTAACTAAAGGAAAGAGTGAATATAATGGATGGTCTTATAATGCACCCGATGAAATGAACTATAAGATTGATGATGGTACTTATAAAGCGAATTATTATTCTTCAAGTCAGTTAAATATTACTAATATAGATACTAATCAAACAACCAGAATTAATGTGCCAGCGATCGTAAAAACTAATTAG
- a CDS encoding iron-sulfur cluster assembly accessory protein — MLTITEGAVSQVKAMMADDDDARYLRIGVQGGGCSGLSYVMGFDTEINEEDKHLEIEGLEVVVEKENIPMLEGVKIDYKQNMMGGGFTIDNPNAIANCGCGSSFRTATNAGTPEEC, encoded by the coding sequence ATGCTAACCATAACGGAAGGTGCAGTTAGTCAAGTGAAAGCAATGATGGCTGATGATGACGATGCGAGGTACCTCAGGATCGGTGTTCAAGGTGGAGGGTGCAGTGGATTATCATATGTCATGGGATTCGATACAGAAATTAATGAAGAAGATAAACACCTTGAAATTGAAGGATTAGAAGTCGTCGTTGAAAAAGAAAATATCCCTATGCTTGAAGGGGTAAAAATTGATTATAAACAAAATATGATGGGCGGGGGATTTACAATCGATAACCCCAATGCCATCGCCAACTGTGGATGTGGTTCTTCATTTAGAACGGCCACAAATGCAGGGACACCTGAAGAGTGTTAG
- the mqnE gene encoding aminofutalosine synthase MqnE: MSTIVLDHDLEDIKHKVLHGERLTIEDGLKLYDTSDFLTVAQLANQVNEQKNGKNVYFIENMYINPTNVCEASCSFCGFKRKPGEDGAYTMDEEALLKYVEERWNDTIQEFHIVGGHNTDVPFEYYLNTVRTLKKHYPQCTVKAYTGAEIEFFARHADLTMKEVIQELIKAGLDTLPGGGAEILTERYRAKMSPDKASTYEWLEAHEIAHDLGLKTHATMLYGSIESKEERLIHMDRLRQLQDRTNGFMVFIPLAMQPRSVNAGLKRRTSAYDDLRTIAISRLMLDNFDHIKAYWINIGPQLTQMALTFGSSDIHGTLIEERISHSVGALTSQSLTRQELVHLIKGANKKPVERDTFYNIIKEY; encoded by the coding sequence ATGAGTACAATCGTACTAGATCATGATCTTGAAGATATCAAACATAAAGTACTGCATGGTGAACGATTAACAATAGAAGATGGTTTAAAGCTATACGACACGTCTGACTTCTTAACGGTAGCCCAATTAGCTAACCAAGTGAATGAGCAAAAGAACGGTAAAAATGTCTATTTCATCGAAAACATGTATATTAACCCTACCAATGTTTGTGAAGCTAGCTGTAGCTTTTGCGGGTTTAAACGTAAACCCGGTGAAGATGGCGCTTATACGATGGATGAAGAAGCATTATTAAAGTATGTTGAAGAGCGCTGGAATGACACTATTCAAGAATTTCATATTGTTGGCGGACATAACACAGACGTGCCGTTTGAATACTACTTAAACACAGTACGTACATTAAAAAAACATTATCCGCAATGTACTGTAAAAGCTTATACAGGCGCTGAAATTGAATTTTTTGCCCGCCATGCTGATTTAACAATGAAAGAAGTTATACAGGAGCTCATTAAGGCGGGGCTTGACACCTTACCAGGCGGCGGTGCGGAAATCTTAACTGAACGCTATCGAGCAAAAATGAGCCCCGACAAAGCATCTACGTACGAATGGTTGGAAGCTCATGAAATCGCCCATGATTTAGGCTTAAAAACACACGCTACTATGCTCTACGGTTCAATTGAGTCTAAAGAGGAACGATTGATTCACATGGATAGGCTTCGGCAATTACAAGATAGAACAAATGGGTTTATGGTATTTATTCCACTAGCGATGCAGCCACGTAGTGTCAATGCTGGCTTAAAGCGTAGAACATCCGCGTACGATGATTTACGAACGATTGCCATCAGCCGATTGATGCTTGATAACTTCGACCACATTAAAGCTTATTGGATCAATATTGGTCCTCAATTAACACAAATGGCTCTTACATTCGGTAGCTCCGATATTCATGGAACTTTAATCGAAGAACGCATTTCCCACTCAGTTGGAGCTTTAACATCGCAAAGCCTTACGCGCCAGGAACTCGTTCATCTAATCAAAGGGGCAAATAAAAAACCTGTTGAACGTGATACATTTTACAACATCATTAAAGAATATTAA
- a CDS encoding YuzB family protein, with the protein MKPIIEFCISNLASGSQKAKEELEKDTDLDVIEYGCLSFCGQCARSRFALVNGEVVTGNTTEELLTNIYQFLEDNPMF; encoded by the coding sequence ATGAAGCCGATTATAGAATTTTGTATCAGTAATCTTGCCAGTGGCTCCCAGAAAGCAAAAGAAGAGCTGGAGAAAGACACCGATCTCGATGTCATTGAATATGGATGCCTTAGTTTCTGCGGTCAATGTGCTCGTAGCCGGTTCGCTCTCGTTAATGGAGAAGTGGTAACAGGGAATACAACCGAAGAACTTCTTACAAACATTTACCAATTCCTTGAGGACAATCCGATGTTTTAA
- a CDS encoding NAD(P)/FAD-dependent oxidoreductase, giving the protein MRNLIILGGGYGGLRVIQKLLNEQDVKDVSITLIEKEAYHSLKTEFYALAAGTVADRHLRLSFPNDVRLQLLFETVNHIHLDENKVETASGQYFSYDDLIIGLGCEDKHHGVPGAQENSLSIQSMRRARKTYQVLHSVKPNGRVCIVGGGLSGVELASELRESRPDLDIRLFDRGENILSMFPAKLYNYVTDWLVNNGVTIVNKANITKVERHVIYNHDDPIEADAIIWTAGIQANKIVRELDVDKDYMGRLYTTDYHHLHDYPNVFVIGDCAASDHAPSAQLAEAQAERVAMLLNKKWHHEPYPDEMPKIKLKGVLGSLGKKHGFGLMGEKSLTGRVPRVLKSGVLWMYKHHSG; this is encoded by the coding sequence GTGCGCAACCTTATTATTTTAGGTGGGGGTTACGGTGGTCTTCGGGTCATACAAAAGCTGTTAAACGAACAAGATGTTAAAGATGTGTCTATTACTTTAATTGAGAAAGAAGCGTATCACAGTTTAAAGACCGAGTTTTATGCACTTGCAGCAGGTACGGTTGCTGATCGTCATTTACGGCTTTCATTTCCAAATGATGTGCGCCTTCAACTACTTTTTGAAACCGTCAACCATATCCACTTAGATGAAAATAAGGTGGAAACAGCATCTGGCCAATACTTCAGCTATGATGATTTAATAATAGGTCTCGGTTGTGAGGATAAACATCATGGTGTACCAGGTGCACAAGAAAACTCATTAAGCATCCAAAGCATGAGACGTGCTCGTAAAACATATCAAGTGCTTCATAGCGTGAAACCAAATGGAAGAGTGTGTATTGTTGGTGGCGGGTTAAGCGGTGTGGAATTAGCTAGTGAGCTAAGAGAGAGTAGACCGGATTTAGATATTAGGCTCTTTGATCGCGGAGAAAATATTTTATCTATGTTTCCTGCAAAGCTGTATAACTATGTGACAGACTGGTTAGTCAACAATGGCGTAACCATCGTTAATAAAGCAAATATAACAAAGGTTGAGCGACATGTTATTTATAATCATGACGATCCGATAGAAGCCGATGCGATCATCTGGACTGCCGGTATCCAAGCAAACAAAATTGTGAGAGAACTGGACGTTGACAAGGACTATATGGGAAGGCTTTATACGACAGACTATCATCATCTACACGATTATCCAAATGTGTTTGTCATTGGAGACTGTGCCGCATCCGATCATGCCCCTAGTGCCCAGTTAGCAGAAGCCCAAGCAGAACGTGTCGCCATGTTATTAAATAAGAAATGGCATCATGAACCTTATCCAGATGAAATGCCGAAAATTAAGCTAAAAGGTGTCCTTGGTTCTCTCGGAAAAAAACACGGGTTTGGCTTAATGGGAGAAAAATCGTTAACCGGCAGGGTCCCACGTGTTTTAAAGTCAGGGGTGTTATGGATGTATAAACACCACTCCGGTTAA
- a CDS encoding YuzD family protein gives MKEIRLTVYGAEVKCASCINLPSAKETKEWLEAAVTRKFPDVMIHFVYCDINEPKTTEEKTFSEKIQNDDYFYPLVVINSEVVAEGNLKIRTIFEKIADELNDSNNSKKSEQLISESPD, from the coding sequence ATGAAAGAAATAAGATTGACTGTTTACGGAGCGGAAGTAAAATGCGCAAGCTGTATAAACCTTCCAAGCGCAAAGGAAACGAAAGAATGGCTGGAAGCAGCAGTTACGAGAAAATTCCCTGATGTGATGATACATTTCGTGTATTGTGATATTAATGAACCTAAGACAACAGAAGAAAAAACCTTCTCAGAAAAAATTCAAAATGACGATTATTTTTACCCGCTTGTTGTGATTAATAGCGAGGTAGTTGCAGAAGGTAACCTGAAGATACGGACGATTTTTGAAAAAATTGCAGATGAGTTAAATGACTCTAATAACAGTAAGAAATCAGAGCAGCTCATTTCAGAGAGCCCTGATTGA
- a CDS encoding NifU family protein: MTTETMESQVQEVLDKLRPFLLRDGGDVELVDVEDGVVKVRLMGACGSCPSSTITLKAGIERALLEEVPGVTELEQVF, encoded by the coding sequence ATGACAACAGAAACAATGGAATCACAAGTTCAGGAAGTACTCGATAAATTACGTCCATTTTTACTTCGTGACGGCGGGGACGTTGAACTTGTTGACGTAGAAGACGGCGTTGTTAAAGTGCGACTTATGGGAGCTTGTGGATCTTGTCCAAGTTCAACCATCACACTGAAAGCCGGAATCGAACGTGCTCTTTTAGAAGAAGTACCAGGAGTAACTGAATTAGAGCAAGTATTTTAA
- a CDS encoding nucleotidyltransferase domain-containing protein: MRKTTFENSGEERKKLTLPSRKGVDSNGFIINPTGKNNIQPSFKPVLYAVVSLLQELFTEKVHSIYVYGSVGRGEAKEGLSDLDLTVILHSPLTDAETHMLHGATERLLQGFNTISKVDYDLNLYQDVLAKENVYEHGFWLRHMCTCLYGEDLATNFKRMKPNEKVSLALNKNFLQVVSHYRQALLEETLSASKKRTILKRMIRGVYLKINVQDESWSTDITENLSIIQHYFPDERLFSDVEHMLHSEEELSQETLLIVVESFLNWYDKQR, translated from the coding sequence ATGAGAAAAACCACCTTTGAAAATAGTGGAGAAGAAAGGAAAAAGTTGACGCTTCCAAGCAGGAAAGGCGTTGATTCTAATGGGTTTATTATAAACCCTACCGGAAAAAATAACATTCAACCTTCATTTAAACCTGTATTATATGCCGTTGTTAGCTTGCTCCAAGAGCTATTTACAGAAAAGGTACATAGTATCTATGTCTACGGAAGTGTAGGACGGGGAGAAGCGAAAGAAGGGTTATCTGATTTAGATTTGACGGTTATCTTACATTCACCTCTAACAGACGCTGAGACTCACATGCTCCACGGTGCAACAGAACGGCTTCTACAAGGTTTTAACACGATTTCAAAAGTAGATTACGACTTGAATTTATACCAGGATGTATTAGCTAAAGAAAATGTGTATGAGCATGGTTTTTGGTTACGTCACATGTGTACGTGCCTGTATGGTGAAGATCTAGCGACAAATTTTAAGAGGATGAAGCCAAATGAGAAGGTAAGTTTAGCACTTAACAAAAACTTTCTTCAAGTAGTGAGTCACTATCGACAAGCACTCTTAGAAGAAACGCTATCAGCGTCCAAAAAGAGAACAATCTTAAAACGTATGATCAGAGGAGTGTACTTGAAGATTAACGTTCAAGATGAAAGCTGGTCAACTGACATTACTGAAAACCTCTCTATCATTCAGCACTATTTTCCTGACGAAAGGCTTTTCTCTGACGTGGAGCACATGCTTCATTCAGAAGAGGAGTTGTCACAAGAAACTCTTCTGATAGTAGTCGAGTCGTTTTTAAATTGGTATGATAAGCAGAGGTAG